In a single window of the Podarcis raffonei isolate rPodRaf1 chromosome 14, rPodRaf1.pri, whole genome shotgun sequence genome:
- the CA12 gene encoding carbonic anhydrase 12 isoform X2: protein MLATTAAVLLSLFLEAHLSAQAPVNGSNWSYMGSSDGERVWPKMFPFCGGVFQSPIDFHNDVLQYDSTLLPIELEGYNVSPTEEFILTNNGHSVRMSLSQSMRIRSLPSHYSAAQLHLHWGNRNKQEGSEHTIGGRHFAAELHIVHYNSDKYLDVNSAMDKSDGLAVLAILIETGAFNPSFEKIFSHFQNVKYKDQEAFIPGFNVQDLLPDRLDEYYRYEGSLTTPPCYPSVLWTVFRKPVQISEEQLLALESTLYCTQPSDPAPLEMVNNYRRVQEFDERLVSVSFRQGRHFLGSFKGSDEAIQENEFDT, encoded by the exons ATGTTGGCCACAACTGCagctgttcttctctctctcttcctagaGGCTCACCTTTCTGCACAAGCACCTGTCAACG GGTCCAATTGGTCTTATATGG GTTCTTCTGATGGGGAGCGAGTGTGGCCCAAGATGTTCCCCTTTTGTGGAGGAGTATTCCAGTCTCCAATTGATTTTCACAATGACGTTCTCCAGTATGATTCAACTCTTCTGCCCATAGAACTGGAAGGCTACAATGTCTCCCCCACTGAGGAGTTTATTTTGACCAATAATGGACATTCAG taagaatgagtctttctcAAAGCATGCGCATCCGGAGCCTCCCTTCCCACTATTCTGCCGCTCAGCTCCATTTACACTGGGGAAACCGGAACAAGCAGGAAGGCTCTGAACACACAATTGGTGGGAGGCATTTTGCTGCTGAA CTCCACATTGTACATTACAACTCTGACAAATATCTGGACGTGAACTCAGCAATGGACAAATCAGATGGACTGGCAGTTTTGGCAATCCTGATTGAG ACAGGCGCATTCAATCCATCCTTTGAAAAGATCTTCAGTCATTTTCAGAATGTGAAATACAAAG atcaggaagcctTCATCCCAGGTTTCAATGTCCAAGATTTGCTCCCAGACAGACTGGATGAATATTACCGCTATGAAGGATCCCTGACCACACCTCCTTGCTACCCAAGTGTTCTTTGGACGGTTTTTCGAAAGCCAGTACAAATTTCAGAGGAACAG CTGCTGGCCCTGGAAAGCACTCTGTACTGCACACAGCCTAGTGAcccagcccctcttgaaatggtGAACAACTATAGGAGAGTCCAGGAGTTTGATGAAAGGCTGGTTTCCGTGTCCTTCCGGCAAG GAAGACACTTTCTGGGGAGTTTCAAAGGATCCGATGAAGCCATTCAGGAGAATGAGTTTGACACGTAA
- the CA12 gene encoding carbonic anhydrase 12 isoform X4, giving the protein MLATTAAVLLSLFLEAHLSAQAPVNGSNWSYMGSSDGERVWPKMFPFCGGVFQSPIDFHNDVLQYDSTLLPIELEGYNVSPTEEFILTNNGHSVRMSLSQSMRIRSLPSHYSAAQLHLHWGNRNKQEGSEHTIGGRHFAAELHIVHYNSDKYLDVNSAMDKSDGLAVLAILIETGAFNPSFEKIFSHFQNVKYKDQEAFIPGFNVQDLLPDRLDEYYRYEGSLTTPPCYPSVLWTVFRKPVQISEEQLLALESTLYCTQPSDPAPLEMVNNYRRVQEFDERLVSVSFRQA; this is encoded by the exons ATGTTGGCCACAACTGCagctgttcttctctctctcttcctagaGGCTCACCTTTCTGCACAAGCACCTGTCAACG GGTCCAATTGGTCTTATATGG GTTCTTCTGATGGGGAGCGAGTGTGGCCCAAGATGTTCCCCTTTTGTGGAGGAGTATTCCAGTCTCCAATTGATTTTCACAATGACGTTCTCCAGTATGATTCAACTCTTCTGCCCATAGAACTGGAAGGCTACAATGTCTCCCCCACTGAGGAGTTTATTTTGACCAATAATGGACATTCAG taagaatgagtctttctcAAAGCATGCGCATCCGGAGCCTCCCTTCCCACTATTCTGCCGCTCAGCTCCATTTACACTGGGGAAACCGGAACAAGCAGGAAGGCTCTGAACACACAATTGGTGGGAGGCATTTTGCTGCTGAA CTCCACATTGTACATTACAACTCTGACAAATATCTGGACGTGAACTCAGCAATGGACAAATCAGATGGACTGGCAGTTTTGGCAATCCTGATTGAG ACAGGCGCATTCAATCCATCCTTTGAAAAGATCTTCAGTCATTTTCAGAATGTGAAATACAAAG atcaggaagcctTCATCCCAGGTTTCAATGTCCAAGATTTGCTCCCAGACAGACTGGATGAATATTACCGCTATGAAGGATCCCTGACCACACCTCCTTGCTACCCAAGTGTTCTTTGGACGGTTTTTCGAAAGCCAGTACAAATTTCAGAGGAACAG CTGCTGGCCCTGGAAAGCACTCTGTACTGCACACAGCCTAGTGAcccagcccctcttgaaatggtGAACAACTATAGGAGAGTCCAGGAGTTTGATGAAAGGCTGGTTTCCGTGTCCTTCCGGCAAG CCTAA
- the CA12 gene encoding carbonic anhydrase 12 isoform X1, with translation MLATTAAVLLSLFLEAHLSAQAPVNGSNWSYMGSSDGERVWPKMFPFCGGVFQSPIDFHNDVLQYDSTLLPIELEGYNVSPTEEFILTNNGHSVRMSLSQSMRIRSLPSHYSAAQLHLHWGNRNKQEGSEHTIGGRHFAAELHIVHYNSDKYLDVNSAMDKSDGLAVLAILIETGAFNPSFEKIFSHFQNVKYKDQEAFIPGFNVQDLLPDRLDEYYRYEGSLTTPPCYPSVLWTVFRKPVQISEEQLLALESTLYCTQPSDPAPLEMVNNYRRVQEFDERLVSVSFRQGFVPFVVLASSLGSVFILVVAFWLIRRKKSIKQTREEKGVIYKPAISKEENISKA, from the exons ATGTTGGCCACAACTGCagctgttcttctctctctcttcctagaGGCTCACCTTTCTGCACAAGCACCTGTCAACG GGTCCAATTGGTCTTATATGG GTTCTTCTGATGGGGAGCGAGTGTGGCCCAAGATGTTCCCCTTTTGTGGAGGAGTATTCCAGTCTCCAATTGATTTTCACAATGACGTTCTCCAGTATGATTCAACTCTTCTGCCCATAGAACTGGAAGGCTACAATGTCTCCCCCACTGAGGAGTTTATTTTGACCAATAATGGACATTCAG taagaatgagtctttctcAAAGCATGCGCATCCGGAGCCTCCCTTCCCACTATTCTGCCGCTCAGCTCCATTTACACTGGGGAAACCGGAACAAGCAGGAAGGCTCTGAACACACAATTGGTGGGAGGCATTTTGCTGCTGAA CTCCACATTGTACATTACAACTCTGACAAATATCTGGACGTGAACTCAGCAATGGACAAATCAGATGGACTGGCAGTTTTGGCAATCCTGATTGAG ACAGGCGCATTCAATCCATCCTTTGAAAAGATCTTCAGTCATTTTCAGAATGTGAAATACAAAG atcaggaagcctTCATCCCAGGTTTCAATGTCCAAGATTTGCTCCCAGACAGACTGGATGAATATTACCGCTATGAAGGATCCCTGACCACACCTCCTTGCTACCCAAGTGTTCTTTGGACGGTTTTTCGAAAGCCAGTACAAATTTCAGAGGAACAG CTGCTGGCCCTGGAAAGCACTCTGTACTGCACACAGCCTAGTGAcccagcccctcttgaaatggtGAACAACTATAGGAGAGTCCAGGAGTTTGATGAAAGGCTGGTTTCCGTGTCCTTCCGGCAAG GTTTTGTTCCCTTTGTTGTATTAGCCAGTAGCCTTGGCAGTGTCTTCATTCTCGTGGTAGCCTTTTGGCTGATTCGAAGGAAGAAGAG CATCAAACAAACAAGGGAAGAAAAAGGGGTCATCTACAAGCCAGCGATCAGCAAAGAGGAGAATATTTCCAAAGCATAA
- the CA12 gene encoding carbonic anhydrase 12 isoform X3 has product MFPFCGGVFQSPIDFHNDVLQYDSTLLPIELEGYNVSPTEEFILTNNGHSVRMSLSQSMRIRSLPSHYSAAQLHLHWGNRNKQEGSEHTIGGRHFAAELHIVHYNSDKYLDVNSAMDKSDGLAVLAILIETGAFNPSFEKIFSHFQNVKYKDQEAFIPGFNVQDLLPDRLDEYYRYEGSLTTPPCYPSVLWTVFRKPVQISEEQLLALESTLYCTQPSDPAPLEMVNNYRRVQEFDERLVSVSFRQGFVPFVVLASSLGSVFILVVAFWLIRRKKSIKQTREEKGVIYKPAISKEENISKA; this is encoded by the exons ATGTTCCCCTTTTGTGGAGGAGTATTCCAGTCTCCAATTGATTTTCACAATGACGTTCTCCAGTATGATTCAACTCTTCTGCCCATAGAACTGGAAGGCTACAATGTCTCCCCCACTGAGGAGTTTATTTTGACCAATAATGGACATTCAG taagaatgagtctttctcAAAGCATGCGCATCCGGAGCCTCCCTTCCCACTATTCTGCCGCTCAGCTCCATTTACACTGGGGAAACCGGAACAAGCAGGAAGGCTCTGAACACACAATTGGTGGGAGGCATTTTGCTGCTGAA CTCCACATTGTACATTACAACTCTGACAAATATCTGGACGTGAACTCAGCAATGGACAAATCAGATGGACTGGCAGTTTTGGCAATCCTGATTGAG ACAGGCGCATTCAATCCATCCTTTGAAAAGATCTTCAGTCATTTTCAGAATGTGAAATACAAAG atcaggaagcctTCATCCCAGGTTTCAATGTCCAAGATTTGCTCCCAGACAGACTGGATGAATATTACCGCTATGAAGGATCCCTGACCACACCTCCTTGCTACCCAAGTGTTCTTTGGACGGTTTTTCGAAAGCCAGTACAAATTTCAGAGGAACAG CTGCTGGCCCTGGAAAGCACTCTGTACTGCACACAGCCTAGTGAcccagcccctcttgaaatggtGAACAACTATAGGAGAGTCCAGGAGTTTGATGAAAGGCTGGTTTCCGTGTCCTTCCGGCAAG GTTTTGTTCCCTTTGTTGTATTAGCCAGTAGCCTTGGCAGTGTCTTCATTCTCGTGGTAGCCTTTTGGCTGATTCGAAGGAAGAAGAG CATCAAACAAACAAGGGAAGAAAAAGGGGTCATCTACAAGCCAGCGATCAGCAAAGAGGAGAATATTTCCAAAGCATAA